The window AGAAGCCTCTTGAAGTCACCGCTGGTGTCATCAACAATGTCCTTGTCAAGAAGTGTGTCAGCTTTCTTCCTATTTGGACTAGCAACTGAAATGAAGCAAACAAACATGTCGAAGGCCTGTTTATCTGTGCTACTACATATCTGTTTCTTCGCTTACTTTCACGTCTATATGTTTAGCAGATGTAACGGAGCTTTTATTATCTGACACATCAGATAAACatgtttatatatatatatatgtcacTTAAGGCATCTTACCGTCAGCGTAAACGTTCCTCATTTCCTTCAGCTGAGCATTGGTTCTCGTCATGAGAATCTCAATGAGCGACTCCTCGTCAGTCCCCAAGCCCTGAAATGAAGCACAAATTACGTCTCAAGTACATATAAAGGCAATAGAGTCCCGGATTTATAGGATTAAACCAGAATTACAAATTGTAACTCACATAGATTGCTTCCTTTACGGACCAGGCATCGTAAACAGCTGGCTTCACAAACATTCCCATAACAGATTCCCTGAAGTCGCCGCTCAGCTCACTGTGAATATCATCAATCAGATCCTAGGGAATAAAAGGACAAGTTTTCATTAGGCATGTCAGGTGAAACACGATATCAGTTGTACTCCCTTTCCCAAGTGACATAAACTATGAGCTGTGCCAGTAGCTCTCCCAATACACCGGATGGATAACTCATTCTCTTAACGTGTGGACAATTTCCACATGTAACCTGGTTCTAGGTTAAACCCAAGACATGATGATAAGAAGAAAACGCATCACACCTTATCGAGCCCATGACAAACGAATGCTCCACGGAGCCATCATGACAAGCAGAATGCTGCACCTTCCTGCATTTCTCTAAGAAGCACTGTCTCTCTCAGCAGCTGATCTATGACAAATCACAATCTGACTCACCCTGCCATACATAGTCTTGAACTTTTTCTTCAGCTCCTGTCGTTGAGTATTGTTGCGGGTGGTGACCACGTGAATGATGGCCGCCTCATTGGTTCCTAATTACACCAAAAGAATAGATAAGCAAGACAAACATTAATGGAAGCAGTCGACTCAACTTTCAGAGTATCTCACAAGAGGAATTCCTCACTGTGGACTTGATCTTATCCCAGCATGGGTCACAAAGACCTGCAGATGGTGAAAATGATCGCACAGCTGATGACCTATGTGGCATCATTGCTAGAAGTAAGTAAGTAGTGCAGAGAACTATTCTTAACAATGAAGCAAAGCTCACAGACTCGTATACCAGATAAGAGACCGTTGAAAACTGAGTCCTTACCAAGCCCCTTCATTGCTTTTCTGAGGTATTCACAATCAGCCTCTGCGTCCCACGGCTGTGAAACCAACTCAGTTTGTCTCTCCTTTGCATAGAAAGTCACCACCGGATCGTCAGCGGTATACTTCTTGTACTCTTCTATCGTTCCTTGGGTGATGTCGAACGTGCCACTCACATCTTGGCGTCTCATCATCTCATCAATGAAAGCTTGTTTCACTTTCTCCTTTATTCCTTCATTTTCTTCCAACTTCGCTGCAAGTTTGTCAGCCTTTTCCTTAGCAAGCTGTAAACACATTATAACTTTATTAAAATCTTGTGGATGGAACCATTTCAGGGCCAAGAAACGAAAGTTCATGTACTGGTGGAATGAATCCGGCACACTAGAATGCTGATGAATCAAAGCATATACTGGTGCATGACTTCACGTCTCTCGTCTCCGGCTTTTGCCTTACCCTTGCTTCTTCTTTTGGGTCGTAGtcatcttcttcctcttcttcttcttcttcctcttcctcctgaAACCTACGGCGACGCCCCTTCTTGCCTCGACGCCCTTTCTTACCCTTGCGTCCTTTCTGAAAAACGGTTTAAAGATCATAAGATTACAGCACCGGGTAAACACTATGTTcacttaacaccttcagcgccaaaCCAACGTCAtgacgtggcccaaatccccctcccctttgagctggttatcggagtctcatggacttcatgaaagaactacgccatcgccatcttcagggcaaggtgggaactgaaaagactagaagaggtctttccagttcctaccttgccctgaagatggcgatggcgtagttatctcatgaagtccatgagactccgataaccagctcaaagaggggggatttgggccacgtagatctacgtggttcggcgctgaaggtgttaaagaaAGTGTGGTCATCACAAGAGGTCAATCAAAATATGAGACGTGCTTACAGGACCGGTCTATTCTCTGATGCAGATACAGCGCACCATCACTGTTGATAATAGATCCTGCCCATCTAAGTTGATCAAATGAATCTACCGTCTATCATTATGAGTTAGTTTCCCCACCTTCCTCCTgtaatcatcttcatcatcttctgaTTCAGATTCTGAGATGAGTCCCATCTTTTTGTACATTTCCCACTGAACCATCTGCTGGGACATGGTATTCATCTGGGCGTTCATCACAGCGGCATGGGCTGATGGCGGCATCACAAGCTGCTGGGGTGGCGCCTGAGAAAGATTTATACGAAGTGTCACCATTTATGAATATGCAAAGTATAAGAGTTTTCATAAGTGAATGGGAAAACATAAATCTGACCTAAGGTCAAATAAATTTGGAGTGAACGCGTGGGAGTGACATTTAGTGTCCATTTAAGATGACTCTTATAGAGCCTAACCAATCAATTAGGGGATGAACCATATAGTGTAACCATAAAACAGGAGGGACTGAGCCATGGCACAACCTCAGGTAGTATGATCTGATAGAAAAATGCTGTGAGAAGTTAAAGCCTACCATTTGGCCACCACCATATGCCATCTGCATGGACTGCATGTTTTGAGCACTATAATTTGGACCCATATTATATGCTGGAAAGAAAATAAGACCAGAGTTAAgatatttcttttttgaaaGTGCCATTTTCTGATGAAATAGACTACTGATTGAATGAATGGAATGAAACAGTTAAGCAGActttaaaagtttttgaaaaaccaacCACCTACCGGACAAGCCTCCTCCGTAACATCCCCCTCCGTAATTAGGTTGGGGCATCCCGTATGGAGCCATGGCGGCATTGGCTCCAAATACACCACCAGGGGGCGGGCCTCCTCTATACTGCTGAGGGTAGTTACTCTGGAATTGAGAGAATCAGCTATAAAGCTATAGGCCGGACTTGATAAGCCACTGGATCAATGATCAATAGTCAGGTTGGTGAATTCACAGATGATGATTATAATCATTGCCTACCATCTCCACAGCTTAATTCAAGTTCAAATCAAAATCTGTCCCAGAagattttttcaacaaaattactcTGTACTTTTCCAGAGGACTTTGCAAGGAGGCACCAGTAATATTCTATCAGCCGTACAGTCACACTCACAGGACCTGGTGGAAAAACAAAGTCCTGTTCTGACGTACATGCACGTCTATAAACCAAAGAAACGTCATGTCATT is drawn from Lineus longissimus chromosome 1, tnLinLong1.2, whole genome shotgun sequence and contains these coding sequences:
- the LOC135482642 gene encoding annexin A7-like, producing the protein MSNYPQQYRGGPPPGGVFGANAAMAPYGMPQPNYGGGCYGGGLSAYNMGPNYSAQNMQSMQMAYGGGQMAPPQQLVMPPSAHAAVMNAQMNTMSQQMVQWEMYKKMGLISESESEDDEDDYRRKKGRKGKKGRRGKKGRRRRFQEEEEEEEEEEEDDYDPKEEARLAKEKADKLAAKLEENEGIKEKVKQAFIDEMMRRQDVSGTFDITQGTIEEYKKYTADDPVVTFYAKERQTELVSQPWDAEADCEYLRKAMKGLGTNEAAIIHVVTTRNNTQRQELKKKFKTMYGRDLIDDIHSELSGDFRESVMGMFVKPAVYDAWSVKEAIYGLGTDEESLIEILMTRTNAQLKEMRNVYADVASPNRKKADTLLDKDIVDDTSGDFKRLLVAAAQGNRDIISREALEAAVEELVMNDVHTGMWQVNYAKLVNKAKVKRDAKRLFDAGEKRLGTDEQEFNLIFSVRDYYTLRAIYQDYVSLSQRDIINSVDRETSGDYKSALRAIVMNIKNRPMFFAERLKKAMKGLGTDEKTLIRIIVSRSEIDLVQIKQCFLELTKQTLWNWIKDDTSGDFKRILLQIVGRD